CGCCGAGGCGCCGGTTGCGGAAATGTTCGGGTTCGCCGGGGCGATCCGTGGAGCGACCAGCGGAAGGGCCCTCTGGAGCACCGAGCACGCCGGCTTCAAGCGCGTCCCGAACGAGCTCGCCCAGCAGATCATCAGGCAGATACGCCAGAGGAAGGGCCTCGACCCGAACCCGCCGAAGGAGCAGGACGTCTGCCCGCAGCAGTGAGGGCTTTTGCCCTTCCATTCTACTTACTTTCTGGGCTTTACGGCCTTGATACAGTGCCGCTTAATTCAACGCCTCCCCCGAAAGCCTCTTAATTTCTAACGATAATATCAGCTTCATGAGGACACGAAGGAAGGTGCTCTCCGTTGGAATTCTGATAGTCATTGGGATTTTACTGTTCGTCCCGTGGCCAGGGAGGGTGTTCTACGAGCACTACTCCTATTTCTGGTGGGGGCCGTCAACACCCCTGGAGAAGGTGGAGTGCAAAGCTGGAACTGCACCCTTCGAGTTCGTCAGGGATATCAACTATGAAAGCTGGAACGTGAGCGTGAACAAGTCTGACGGAATAGAAACGGTGGTAGCGGAGAGGAGTTTCCTCTCGAACGATGGATACGGAAGGACCTACCAGCGGCTCGTCCTGGTGCGAAAGGACGGTCGCTTGGTGGAAGTCAGGTACACCTCGAGCACCGGCCCCTCGGAGAATGCCTACAGGGAAATCTGCCATACCCTTGAAAACGGCACGAGGGAGTGCGGGCTGGTTCTCACGGTGTATGACCTTGACAGCAGGAGGGAGGAGAGGTTCACCATCTACTACACCCTCTGGGACTACCTCAGGAAATGCAGGCTGAAGGGGGGCTGAGGTTTACATTTTCCTGTTCAAACCCCCGTAGTTAAGTTTTTAAACCCGCTTCGTAAGTTAAGCACGGAACTCATGAGGCCTCCCCGAGAAACGGCGGGTTTCCCGCCCGAGGGGGCCGAGGTTCGAAAGATTTAAAAAGCCATCCTAGTCAATGAGGCTAGACCAAAATTTGGAGGTGTATGAAAATGCCGAAGGAGAAGCCGCACGTTAACATAGTCTTTATCGGACACGTCGACCACGGAAAGAGCACCACCGTTGGAAGGCTCCTGTTCGACAGCCAGAACATTCCGGAGAACATCATCCAGAAGTTCGAGCAGATGGGTGAGAAGGGTAAGTCCTTCAAGTTCGCCTGGGTCATGGACAGGCTCAAGGAGGAGCGCGAGAGGGGTATCACCATCGACGTCGCCCACACCAAGTTCGAGACCCCGCACAGGTACATCACCATCATCGACGCCCCGGGCCACAGGGACTTCGTTAAGAACATGATCACCGGTGCCAGCCAGGCCGACGCGGCCGTTCTCGTCGTCGCCGCCACCGACGGTGTCATGCCGCAGACCAAGGAGCACGCCTTCCTTGCCAAGACCCTCGGTATCAACCACATCATCGTCAGCGTCAACAAGATGGACATGGTGAACTACGACCAGAAGAAGTTCGAGGCCGTCGCCAACCAGGTCAAGAAGCTCCTCATGATGCTCGGCTACAAGGACTTCCCGATCATTCCGACCAGCGCCTGGGAGGGCGACAACATCGTCCACAAGAGCGACAAGATGCCCTGGTACAAGGGCCCGACCCTCTTCGAGGCCCTCGACCAGATCCCGGAGCCGCCGAAGCCGGTTGACAAGCCGCTCAGGATACCGATCCAGGACGTCTACTCCATCAAGGGTGTCGGTACCGTCCCCGTCGGCCGTGTCGAGACCGGCAGGCTCAAGGTCGGTGACGTCGTCATCTTCGAGCCGGCCAGCACCATCTTCCACAAGCCGATCCAGGGTGAGGTCAAGTCCATCGAGATGCACCACGAGCCCATGCAGGAGGCCCTTCCGGGTGACAACATCGGATTCAACGTCCGTGGCGTTGGTAAGAACGACATAAAGCGCGGTGACGTTGCCGGACACACCACCAACCCGCCGACCGTCGTCAGGCCGAAGGACACCTTCAAGGCCCAGATCATCGTCCTCAACCACCCGACCGCCATCACCGTCGGCTACACCCCGGTCCTCCACGCGCACACCCTCCAGGTGGCAGTCAGGTTCGAGCAGCTCCTGGCCAAGCTCGACCCGAGGACCGGTAACATCGTCGAGGAGAACCCGCAGTTCATCAAGACCGGTGACTCGGCCATCGTCGTCCTCAGGCCGACCAAGCCGATGGTCATCGAGCCGGTCAAGGAGATCCCGCAGATGGGCAGGTTCGCCATCCGTGACATGGGCCAGACCGTCGCTGCCGGTATGGTTATCTCCATTCAGAAGGCCGAGTGAAGGCCTTCTCTGACTTTCCTTTACTTCCTGAATCTTAGGAGGGACGGAAATGCAGAAGGCAAGGATTAAGCTCGCGAGCACCAACATTAAGGCCCTCAACGAGGTCACCGACCAGATCAAGCAGATCGCCGAGAGGACCGGCGTTAGAATGAGCGGTCCGATACCGCTCCCGACCAAGAGGATAAGGATCACCACCAGGAAGAGCC
This Thermococcus cleftensis DNA region includes the following protein-coding sequences:
- the tuf gene encoding translation elongation factor EF-1 subunit alpha, producing the protein MPKEKPHVNIVFIGHVDHGKSTTVGRLLFDSQNIPENIIQKFEQMGEKGKSFKFAWVMDRLKEERERGITIDVAHTKFETPHRYITIIDAPGHRDFVKNMITGASQADAAVLVVAATDGVMPQTKEHAFLAKTLGINHIIVSVNKMDMVNYDQKKFEAVANQVKKLLMMLGYKDFPIIPTSAWEGDNIVHKSDKMPWYKGPTLFEALDQIPEPPKPVDKPLRIPIQDVYSIKGVGTVPVGRVETGRLKVGDVVIFEPASTIFHKPIQGEVKSIEMHHEPMQEALPGDNIGFNVRGVGKNDIKRGDVAGHTTNPPTVVRPKDTFKAQIIVLNHPTAITVGYTPVLHAHTLQVAVRFEQLLAKLDPRTGNIVEENPQFIKTGDSAIVVLRPTKPMVIEPVKEIPQMGRFAIRDMGQTVAAGMVISIQKAE
- the rpsJ gene encoding 30S ribosomal protein S10, coding for MQKARIKLASTNIKALNEVTDQIKQIAERTGVRMSGPIPLPTKRIRITTRKSPDGEGTATFDRFELRVHKRLVDIEADERAMRQIMRIRVPEDVTIEIELIS